Proteins from one Impatiens glandulifera chromosome 2, dImpGla2.1, whole genome shotgun sequence genomic window:
- the LOC124926829 gene encoding putative GEM-like protein 8 produces MNILSQQQFYRNPLTTLEKGFSRSFNAIEWKHTQVGLKELGFNLSTAVKRKLSLGATILQNGGLEKVFKRNFQVRQGEMLVTASQCYLSTTAGPIAGLLFISSEKIAFLSERCIKLCSQNGQFVRAHYKVTIPLAKISKAIENKNITRPNEKYIEIVTVDNFDFWFLGFSNYRRTYMNLQKEISESKISKNCNVM; encoded by the exons ATGAATATCCTTTCTCAACAACAATTTTACAGAAACCCATTGACCACATtggagaaaggttttagtcgtTCTTTCAATGCAATCGAGTGGAAACACA CTCAAGTGGGTTTGAAAGAACTTGGGTTTAACTTGTCAACAGCAGTGAAGAGAAAATTGAGCTTGGGAGCTACAATTCTTCAAAATGGTGGATTGGAGAAAGTATTCAAAAGAAATTTCCAAGTCAGACAAGGAGAGATGCTTGtaactgcttcccaatgttatTTATCTACAACAGCAGGTCCCATCGCGGGTCTTCTCTTCATCTCTTCCGAAAAGATTGCATTCCTAAGCGAAAGATGTATCAAATTATGCTCTCAAAACGGACAGTTTGTTAGAGCACATTACAAG GTGACGATACCTCTAGCAAAAATAAGCAAGGCCAttgaaaacaagaacatcacAAGACCTAATGAGAAATACATCGAGATTGTGACGGTGGATAATTTTGATTTCTGGTTTTTGGGTTTCTCAAATTATCGAAGAACTTATATGAATCTTCAAAAGGAAATCTCCGaatctaaaatatcaaaaaactGCAATGTAATGTGA